A genomic segment from Chitinophagaceae bacterium encodes:
- a CDS encoding inositol monophosphatase — protein MLKTTLLNAVNAGANEIRRYYNGSFTISNKEGINNLVTEADHASEKAIFDVIKKEFPNHFILSEETGEIVTNSEYKWIIDPIDGTVNFANGIPLCCVSIGVEHNGKMVLGAVYAPILNEMYFAETKKGATLNDKKIQVSNKQELVKSCLVTGFPYTYLDSPNGPLQIFEKLIRCGIPVRRLGSAAIDLCWVAAGRFDGFYEHKLAAWDSAAGFLLVKEAGGKITDFKGNDFSPYQPHILATNGKIHEQLQAVVNGAQVKNASSL, from the coding sequence ATGCTAAAAACCACGCTTTTAAATGCGGTTAATGCCGGCGCTAACGAAATAAGGCGATACTATAATGGGAGCTTTACTATTTCAAACAAAGAAGGAATCAACAACCTGGTAACAGAAGCCGACCATGCTTCGGAAAAAGCCATATTTGACGTTATTAAAAAGGAATTTCCCAACCATTTTATTTTAAGTGAAGAAACCGGAGAAATTGTTACCAATAGTGAGTATAAATGGATTATTGACCCCATTGACGGAACGGTAAATTTTGCCAACGGCATCCCTTTGTGTTGCGTAAGTATAGGCGTGGAGCACAATGGCAAAATGGTGCTTGGCGCTGTTTATGCACCCATTTTAAACGAAATGTACTTTGCAGAAACAAAAAAAGGAGCCACACTTAACGATAAAAAAATACAAGTAAGCAATAAACAGGAGTTGGTTAAAAGCTGCCTGGTTACAGGGTTTCCCTATACTTACCTTGACAGCCCAAACGGCCCATTGCAAATTTTTGAAAAACTCATTAGGTGCGGTATACCGGTAAGAAGGCTTGGCAGCGCCGCCATTGATTTATGCTGGGTTGCGGCAGGGCGCTTTGATGGGTTTTATGAACATAAACTGGCAGCATGGGACAGCGCCGCCGGTTTTTTGCTCGTAAAAGAAGCCGGAGGAAAAATTACCGATTTTAAGGGAAACGACTTTTCGCCTTATCAACCGCATATTCTTGCCACCAATGGTAAAATACATGAGCAGCTACAAGCAGTAGTAAATGGAGCCCAGGTAAAAAACGCATCATCTTTATAA
- the thiL gene encoding thiamine-phosphate kinase, which produces MDQRAEISTLGEFGLINHLTQNNETKNASTILSVGDDAAVIDNFGRQTVVSTDLLIEGIHFDLSYTPLKHLGYKSIVVNLSDIYAMNATPSQVTVSIAFSNRFGLEALDELYSGIYAACDKYQVDLIGGDTSTSQKGLIISVTAIGEVAPGNFIKRSTAKPNDLICVSGELGGAFLGLTLLEREKKIFEETGAQPDLENQAYIVGRLLKPEARNDIIAFFAEKEIAPSAMMDISDGLSSDILHICNQSRVGCVLYEDKFPIHEEAKQFAYKLQLDPTACALSGGEDYELLFTISQTDYEIVKDNKEISVIGFITEEKEGSVIITRAGNKHQLIAQGWNHAIPK; this is translated from the coding sequence ATGGACCAAAGAGCAGAAATATCAACGCTTGGTGAGTTTGGTTTAATTAACCATCTTACCCAAAATAACGAAACCAAAAATGCATCAACCATATTAAGCGTAGGCGACGATGCTGCCGTTATAGATAATTTTGGCCGGCAAACTGTTGTATCAACCGATTTATTGATTGAAGGCATCCACTTTGATTTATCTTATACGCCACTAAAACATTTGGGCTATAAAAGTATCGTGGTAAACCTGAGTGATATTTATGCCATGAATGCTACTCCGTCGCAGGTTACTGTAAGCATTGCATTCAGCAACCGCTTTGGTCTTGAGGCGCTTGATGAATTATATTCCGGCATTTATGCTGCCTGCGATAAATACCAGGTAGATTTAATTGGCGGCGATACCTCCACTTCGCAAAAAGGACTAATTATAAGCGTAACAGCAATTGGCGAAGTGGCCCCTGGAAATTTTATAAAAAGAAGTACGGCAAAACCCAACGACCTTATTTGTGTAAGTGGCGAACTTGGTGGCGCTTTTCTCGGGCTTACCCTTTTGGAAAGGGAAAAGAAAATTTTTGAAGAAACAGGCGCCCAGCCCGACCTTGAAAACCAGGCCTATATTGTAGGAAGGTTGCTAAAACCCGAAGCCCGAAATGATATAATAGCTTTTTTTGCCGAAAAAGAAATTGCCCCTTCAGCTATGATGGATATTAGCGATGGCCTTAGCAGCGATATATTGCATATTTGCAACCAAAGCAGGGTGGGTTGTGTATTGTATGAAGATAAATTTCCTATTCACGAAGAAGCAAAGCAATTTGCCTATAAGCTCCAATTGGATCCCACGGCTTGTGCACTTAGCGGTGGCGAAGATTATGAACTGCTGTTTACTATTTCGCAAACAGATTATGAGATAGTAAAAGACAATAAAGAAATTAGCGTAATTGGCTTCATTACAGAAGAAAAAGAAGGCAGCGTAATAATTACCCGTGCCGGCAATAAGCATCAATTAATTGCACAAGGCTGGAACCACGCTATACCAAAGTAG
- a CDS encoding SDR family oxidoreductase gives MKPILITGANGYIGRQLADQLLQNGHTIIATSRNGLCDTIKMDFTNETEIKNVLNGLKPSVVIHCGAKGKPDECESNKEMALLNNASATKLLVHYAADINASFVYLSTDFVFDGTKAWLTETDKPNPVNYYGYTKYLGEQAVLAYANSCIIRTVLVYGKPLNGRENLVTLTQKKLIAGEIFHVVNDQKRTPTFVNDLLKAVEAAVLRKAKGIFHISGNEMFTPYEIACETAKFLKIDASLLHPVTKDTFREIAPRPLLSGFNCQKAFIELDFIPTSFHAALKKIF, from the coding sequence GTGAAACCAATTTTAATAACCGGGGCAAACGGGTATATTGGCAGGCAACTGGCAGACCAACTATTGCAAAATGGGCATACCATAATTGCAACTTCACGAAATGGCCTATGCGATACAATTAAAATGGATTTTACAAATGAAACAGAAATAAAAAATGTATTGAATGGGCTAAAGCCATCTGTAGTAATACATTGTGGCGCCAAAGGAAAACCCGATGAATGTGAAAGCAATAAAGAAATGGCGCTGCTCAACAATGCTTCTGCAACAAAATTGCTGGTTCACTATGCTGCGGATATTAATGCTTCTTTTGTTTATTTATCTACCGACTTTGTATTTGACGGAACAAAAGCCTGGCTAACAGAAACAGATAAACCCAACCCGGTGAATTATTACGGTTATACAAAATACCTTGGGGAACAGGCAGTGCTCGCCTACGCTAATAGTTGTATTATAAGAACAGTACTGGTGTATGGAAAACCTTTGAACGGTAGGGAAAACCTGGTAACACTTACACAAAAAAAATTAATAGCAGGTGAAATTTTTCATGTGGTGAACGACCAAAAACGTACACCCACTTTTGTGAACGATCTTTTGAAAGCCGTTGAAGCTGCGGTATTGAGAAAAGCGAAAGGGATTTTTCACATTAGCGGAAATGAAATGTTTACACCCTATGAAATTGCCTGCGAAACCGCAAAATTCCTTAAGATTGACGCTTCATTATTACATCCCGTAACAAAAGATACATTTAGAGAAATAGCCCCAAGGCCACTATTAAGCGGGTTTAATTGCCAAAAAGCTTTTATTGAACTGGATTTTATACCTACTTCTTTCCATGCTGCATTAAAAAAAATATTTTAA
- a CDS encoding amidohydrolase, with the protein MPSLSISTIQANLTWENKAANLEMFAEKIAAIEEPTELVILPEMFSTGFSMNPAVLAEPMNGDTVEWMKETAIKNKIILTGSLIIEEEGKYYNRLIWMLPNGQFTSYDKRHLFAFVGEDKYFAAGNKRLIASVKGWRINLQVCYDLRFPVWARQQQNEDKPEYDVLIYVANWPERRSHAWKTLLCARAIENQCYAIGVNRVGNDGNGIYHSGNTMIIDPLGEVLYHLKDEEDVFTISLEKEHLQQSREKFPFWKDGDEFKIF; encoded by the coding sequence ATGCCAAGCCTCAGCATTTCAACCATTCAGGCAAATTTAACCTGGGAAAACAAGGCAGCGAACCTGGAAATGTTTGCTGAAAAAATTGCCGCTATTGAAGAACCAACAGAACTGGTAATATTGCCCGAAATGTTTTCTACAGGTTTTAGCATGAACCCTGCTGTACTTGCAGAACCCATGAACGGCGATACGGTTGAATGGATGAAAGAAACTGCAATTAAAAATAAAATTATCCTTACCGGCTCCCTCATTATTGAAGAAGAAGGAAAATATTATAACCGGCTAATATGGATGCTTCCCAATGGGCAATTTACGAGTTATGACAAGCGCCATCTTTTTGCCTTTGTTGGCGAAGACAAATATTTTGCTGCCGGCAACAAAAGATTAATAGCTTCGGTAAAAGGCTGGCGCATTAACCTGCAGGTTTGTTATGATTTAAGGTTCCCTGTGTGGGCAAGGCAACAGCAAAATGAGGATAAACCTGAGTATGATGTATTGATTTATGTTGCCAACTGGCCCGAAAGGAGGAGCCATGCCTGGAAAACTTTATTGTGTGCAAGAGCTATTGAAAACCAATGTTACGCTATTGGCGTAAACCGTGTGGGCAATGATGGTAATGGCATTTATCATAGCGGCAATACCATGATAATTGACCCATTGGGCGAAGTACTCTACCATTTAAAAGATGAGGAAGATGTTTTTACCATTAGTTTGGAAAAAGAACATTTACAGCAGTCAAGGGAAAAATTTCCCTTTTGGAAAGATGGCGATGAATTTAAAATTTTTTAA